A stretch of the Capsicum annuum cultivar UCD-10X-F1 chromosome 10, UCD10Xv1.1, whole genome shotgun sequence genome encodes the following:
- the LOC107845681 gene encoding myosin-2-like isoform X2 — protein sequence MLSVSAPSRTLSSLEEMLESLKQRDENEKPKDCPPALPSRPKLASRTRPPSPKRAKPTTPEKRDVGFENGKREEEVKGNRGNVFGAKKGKEVDSSSESPYVNSSAQKEYRKRFWEKDGAKIDKKFPYSLPKFREDEWDDNISYFIEKKLRVWCRLKNRQWEPGQVQSTSGDEASVLLSDGSVAAVPVGELLPANPDILQGVDDLIQLCYLNEPSVLHNLQYRYAQDRIYTKAGPVLIAVNPFKEVQLYGNKLATAYRKKLVDSPHVYSIAETAYSQMMEDDINQSIIISGVSGSGKTETAKFAIEYLVMISGGNNQLVESELLQTSCILEAFGNAKTLRNNNASRYGRLTEIYFSAEGGICGANVQTFLLEKSRVVQLARGERSYHIFYQLCAGAPSALRDKLKLKGASEYNFLNQSESLVIHNVDDAKKFHMLVKALNAVGISERDQEHAFQMVAAVLWLGNITFQAVGNGNNVEVVQSEAVINAATLMGCYANDLMLALSTRRMQAGKDKVVESLTMQQAIDTRDALAKFIYANLFDWIVDKINKSLAMNKEKTGRAISILDIYGFESFEKNSFEQFCINYANERLQQHLNRHLFKLEQEEYELDGIDWTKVDFQDNQECLDLYEKKPIGIISLLDEESNSHKATDSAFADKLKQHLKANPCYTGDREEFGIRHYAGEVIYDTSGFLDKNRDTVHSDIIQLLSSGSEDLLKLFASSFANQSETTGSPSIHIEISDSQRRTVATKFKDLLFKLMQRLESTAPHFICCIKPNNKQVPGMYDNDLVFEQLRSYSLLDVVRISRSGYPTRMTHQEFSKRYGVLLPEDDERKDPLSISVSILRKFDILPEMYQVGYTKLYFWAGQIATLEDVRKQVLQGTLDVQKCSSGQHARRHFPELEGGVIILQSFVRGEIARRQYKDSLESKPKVAKKENDEQLVAVVQIQSAIRCWLAQRHRNRLQNLKRSNQDAQKPLRKTSEVKDLPVVEDLERRVLVAEATLEEKEKENAALKEQVKQLESRWSDYEVKMRSMEEMWKKQMASLQASLAAAKKSLGVDNHASHPGKPEGSPSPCGYESEDTTTSMGTRTPGGSTPIEYASNGVDNGGNRDMINDGLLVVSCLNRELELRKQHFDDEALAIAQLKSGQSQSTSPAEDFRRLRRRFKEWKKDYKARLKETKSKVHKLGYSEAEKTRRNWWGKKSKR from the exons ATGTTGTCTGTTTCGGCGCCTTCTAGAACTCTTAGTTCTTTGGAAGAAATGTTGGAGTCCCTTAAGCAAAGGGACGAGAACGAAAAGCCTAAAGATTGTCCACCAGCATTACCATCTAGGCCTAAACTAGCTTCTAGAACTAGGCCGCCTTCTCCAAAGAGAGCGAAGCCTACTACCCCTGAAAAACGCGACGTTGGATTTGAGAATGGTAAAAGAGAAGAAGAGGTTAAAGGGAATCGAGGAAACGTGTTTGGAGCTAAAAAGGGTAAAGAGGTGGATTCTAGTAGTGAGTCACCTTATGTTAATTCATCAGCTCAAAAGGAATATAGAAAGAGATTTTGGGAAAAAGACGGTGCAAAGATTGATAAAAAGTTTCCTTATTCTCTCCCAAAGTTTCGCGAGGATGAGTGGGACGACAACATCAGTTATTTTATTGAGAAG AAACTTCGCGTTTGGTGCCGTCTGAAAAATAGACAATGGGAACCAGGACAGGTGCAATCAACTTCAGGAGACGAAGCTTCAGTATTGCTCTCTGACGGCAGT GTTGCGGCAGTGCCTGTCGGAGAGCTTTTACCTGCAAATCCAGATATTCTTCAGGGCGTGGATGATCTCATACAACTTTGTTACCTTAACGAGCCATCAGTTCTTCACAACCTCCAATATAGATATGCTCAGGATCGAATATAT ACTAAGGCAGGACCTGTTCTAATAGCCGTCAATCCCTTCAAAGAGGTCCAACTGTATGGGAACAAACTTGCTACGGCTTACAGGAAGAAACTCGTGGATAGTCCTCACGTTTATTCTATCGCTGAAACTGCCTACAGTCAAATGATGGAAG ATGACATAAATCAATCCATCATCATAAG CGGGGTAAGTGGATCTGGGAAGACGGAAACAGCAAAATTCGCGATTGAATATTTGGTCATGATTAGCGGAGGCAACAATCAGCTGGTAGAAAGTGAGCTGCTGCAGACAAGTTGCATATTGGAGGCTTTTGGGAATGCCAAAACCCTCAGGAATAACAACGCCAGTCGATAT GGAAGGTTGACTGAAATTTATTTTAGTGCAGAGGGAGGAATTTGTGGTGCTAACGTACAAACAT TTCTTCTTGAAAAG TCGAGAGTGGTTCAGCTGGCTCGTGGAGAGAGGTCTTACCATATCTTTTACCAGCTATGTGCTGGGGCTCCTTCTGCTTTGAGAG ATAAACTTAAGCTGAAAGGTGCTTCGGAATACAACTTTCTCAACCAGAGTGAGTCCTTGGTGATCCATAATGTTGACGATGCGAAAAAGTTTCATATGCTTGTG AAAGCGCTAAACGCTGTGGGGATTTCCGAAAGAGACCAAGAACATGCTTTTCAGATGGTTGCGGCTGTGCTATGGCTGGGAAACATAACATTTCAAGCAGTTGGAAATGGAAACAATGTCGAAGTCGTGCAAAGTGAAG CCGTTATAAATGCTGCTACCTTGATGGGCTGTTATGCCAATGACCTCATGCTAGCTTTATCAACCAGGAGAATGCAAGCTGGCAAGGATAAGGTAGTCGAGAGTTTAACCATGCAACAG GCAATCGATACAAGAGATGCATTGGCGAAGTTCATCTATGCAAACCTGTTTGATTGGATAGTGGATAAAATTAATAAATCTCTTGCGATGAATAAAGAGAAAACCGGTAGAGCCataagtattttagatatttatggTTTCGAATCATTTGAG AAAAATAGCTTTGAACAATTTTGCATCAACTATGCAAATGAGAGGCTCCAGCAGCATCTTAACCGACATCTCTTCAAACTTGAGCAAGAA GAATATGAATTAGATGGAATCGATTGGACGAAAGTAGACTTTCAAGACAACCAGGAGTGCTTGGATCTTTACGAGAAG AAACCCATTGGGATAATATCTTTATTGGATGAAGAATCAAATTCTCATAAAGCGACCGACTCGGCCTTCGCCGATAAGCTTAAGCAGCACCTGAAAGCTAACCCTTGCTATACCGGAGATAGAGAAGAATTTGGCATTCGCCATTATGCTGGAGAG gtTATCTATGACACAAGTGGCTTCTTGGATAAGAATAGAGATACAGTGCATTCCGACATTATTCAGCTACTCTCATCGGGTAGTGAAGACTTGCTCAAGTTGTTTGCCTCTTCGTTTGCTAATCAGTCCGAGACAACAGGAAGTCCATCAATTCATATCGAGATATCAGACTCTCAGAGGCGAACAGTTGCTACTAAATTTAAG GATCTATTGTTCAAATTGATGCAGAGGTTGGAAAGTACTGCTCCACACTTCATTTGTTGCATAAAACCAAACAACAAGCAGGTTCCTGGCATGTACGACAACGATCTCGTCTTTGAGCAGCTTAGAAGCTATAGTCTTCTTGATGTTGTTCGGATCTCTAGATCTGGATATCCTACTAGGATGACACATCAAGAATTCTCTAAAAG GTATGGTGTTCTTCTTCCAGAAGACGATGAACGCAAAGATCCCTTAAGCATATCAGTTTCTATTCTGCGGAAATTTGATATCCTTCCGGAAATGTACCAAGTTGGGTATACAAAGTTATATTTCTGGGCAGGACAA ATTGCGACGCTGGAGGATGTAAGGAAACAAGTTCTCCAAGGCACTCTCGATGTGCAGAAGTGCTCTAGTGGTCAGCATGCTCGTCGTCACTTCCCTGAGCTAGAAGGAGGAGTGATCATACTTCAATCAT TTGTTCGTGGTGAAATTGCTCGGAGGCAGTATAAGGATTCTCTGGAGTCGAAACCGAAAGTTGCTAAGAAAGAAAATGATGAGCAGCTGGTGGCTGTTGTGCAGATACAATCGG CTATTCGTTGCTGGTTGGCTCAGAGGCATCGTAATCGACTGCAGAATTTGAAAAGGTCAAATCAAGATGCACAGAAACCACTCAGAAAGACTTCGGAGGTGAAG GATTTGCCTGTTGTGGAAGACCTCGAAAGGCGTGTATTGGTGGCTGAGGCAACACTTgaagagaaggaaaaggaaaatGCTGCTCTAAAGGAACAAGTAAAACAATTAGAGTCCCGATGGTCGGATTATGAGGTCAAGATGAGGTCGATGGAGGAGATGTGGAAAAAGCAAATGGCATCATTGCAG GCAAGTTTGGCTGCAGCCAAGAAGAGCCTCGGTGTTGACAATCACGCCAGTCACCCTGGAAAACCTGAAGGTTCCCCATCTCCTTGCGGTTATGAATCTGAAGACACAACGACATCTATGGGCACTCGTACTCCTGGGGGCAGCACTCCTATAGAATATGCTAGCAACGGTGTAGATAACGGAGGTAATAGAGATATGATTAATGACGGTTTGCTTGTAGTCAGTTGCCTTAACAGGGAGCTTGAGCTACGGAAACAACATTTTGATGACGAAGCCTTGGCAATCGCTCAGTTGAAGTCAGGACAGTCACAATCTACTAGTCCTGCTGAAGATTTCCGAAGACTAAGACGCAGGTTTAAGGAATGGAAAAAAGACTATAAGGCTCGGTTAAAGGAGACAAAGTCGAAAGTGCACAAGCTTGGTTATTCAGAAGCGGAGAAAACTCGTAGAAATTGGTGGGGAAAGAAGAGCAagcgataa
- the LOC107845681 gene encoding myosin-2-like isoform X1 encodes MLSVSAPSRTLSSLEEMLESLKQRDENEKPKDCPPALPSRPKLASRTRPPSPKRAKPTTPEKRDVGFENGKREEEVKGNRGNVFGAKKGKEVDSSSESPYVNSSAQKEYRKRFWEKDGAKIDKKFPYSLPKFREDEWDDNISYFIEKKLRVWCRLKNRQWEPGQVQSTSGDEASVLLSDGSVAAVPVGELLPANPDILQGVDDLIQLCYLNEPSVLHNLQYRYAQDRIYTKAGPVLIAVNPFKEVQLYGNKLATAYRKKLVDSPHVYSIAETAYSQMMEDDINQSIIISGVSGSGKTETAKFAIEYLVMISGGNNQLVESELLQTSCILEAFGNAKTLRNNNASRYGRLTEIYFSAEGGICGANVQTFLLEKSRVVQLARGERSYHIFYQLCAGAPSALRDKLKLKGASEYNFLNQSESLVIHNVDDAKKFHMLVKALNAVGISERDQEHAFQMVAAVLWLGNITFQAVGNGNNVEVVQSEAVINAATLMGCYANDLMLALSTRRMQAGKDKVVESLTMQQAIDTRDALAKFIYANLFDWIVDKINKSLAMNKEKTGRAISILDIYGFESFEKNSFEQFCINYANERLQQHLNRHLFKLEQEEYELDGIDWTKVDFQDNQECLDLYEKKPIGIISLLDEESNSHKATDSAFADKLKQHLKANPCYTGDREEFGIRHYAGEVIYDTSGFLDKNRDTVHSDIIQLLSSGSEDLLKLFASSFANQSETTGSPSIHIEISDSQRRTVATKFKDLLFKLMQRLESTAPHFICCIKPNNKQVPGMYDNDLVFEQLRSYSLLDVVRISRSGYPTRMTHQEFSKRYGVLLPEDDERKDPLSISVSILRKFDILPEMYQVGYTKLYFWAGQIATLEDVRKQVLQGTLDVQKCSSGQHARRHFPELEGGVIILQSFVRGEIARRQYKDSLESKPKVAKKENDEQLVAVVQIQSAIRCWLAQRHRNRLQNLKRSNQDAQKPLRKTSEVKQDLPVVEDLERRVLVAEATLEEKEKENAALKEQVKQLESRWSDYEVKMRSMEEMWKKQMASLQASLAAAKKSLGVDNHASHPGKPEGSPSPCGYESEDTTTSMGTRTPGGSTPIEYASNGVDNGGNRDMINDGLLVVSCLNRELELRKQHFDDEALAIAQLKSGQSQSTSPAEDFRRLRRRFKEWKKDYKARLKETKSKVHKLGYSEAEKTRRNWWGKKSKR; translated from the exons ATGTTGTCTGTTTCGGCGCCTTCTAGAACTCTTAGTTCTTTGGAAGAAATGTTGGAGTCCCTTAAGCAAAGGGACGAGAACGAAAAGCCTAAAGATTGTCCACCAGCATTACCATCTAGGCCTAAACTAGCTTCTAGAACTAGGCCGCCTTCTCCAAAGAGAGCGAAGCCTACTACCCCTGAAAAACGCGACGTTGGATTTGAGAATGGTAAAAGAGAAGAAGAGGTTAAAGGGAATCGAGGAAACGTGTTTGGAGCTAAAAAGGGTAAAGAGGTGGATTCTAGTAGTGAGTCACCTTATGTTAATTCATCAGCTCAAAAGGAATATAGAAAGAGATTTTGGGAAAAAGACGGTGCAAAGATTGATAAAAAGTTTCCTTATTCTCTCCCAAAGTTTCGCGAGGATGAGTGGGACGACAACATCAGTTATTTTATTGAGAAG AAACTTCGCGTTTGGTGCCGTCTGAAAAATAGACAATGGGAACCAGGACAGGTGCAATCAACTTCAGGAGACGAAGCTTCAGTATTGCTCTCTGACGGCAGT GTTGCGGCAGTGCCTGTCGGAGAGCTTTTACCTGCAAATCCAGATATTCTTCAGGGCGTGGATGATCTCATACAACTTTGTTACCTTAACGAGCCATCAGTTCTTCACAACCTCCAATATAGATATGCTCAGGATCGAATATAT ACTAAGGCAGGACCTGTTCTAATAGCCGTCAATCCCTTCAAAGAGGTCCAACTGTATGGGAACAAACTTGCTACGGCTTACAGGAAGAAACTCGTGGATAGTCCTCACGTTTATTCTATCGCTGAAACTGCCTACAGTCAAATGATGGAAG ATGACATAAATCAATCCATCATCATAAG CGGGGTAAGTGGATCTGGGAAGACGGAAACAGCAAAATTCGCGATTGAATATTTGGTCATGATTAGCGGAGGCAACAATCAGCTGGTAGAAAGTGAGCTGCTGCAGACAAGTTGCATATTGGAGGCTTTTGGGAATGCCAAAACCCTCAGGAATAACAACGCCAGTCGATAT GGAAGGTTGACTGAAATTTATTTTAGTGCAGAGGGAGGAATTTGTGGTGCTAACGTACAAACAT TTCTTCTTGAAAAG TCGAGAGTGGTTCAGCTGGCTCGTGGAGAGAGGTCTTACCATATCTTTTACCAGCTATGTGCTGGGGCTCCTTCTGCTTTGAGAG ATAAACTTAAGCTGAAAGGTGCTTCGGAATACAACTTTCTCAACCAGAGTGAGTCCTTGGTGATCCATAATGTTGACGATGCGAAAAAGTTTCATATGCTTGTG AAAGCGCTAAACGCTGTGGGGATTTCCGAAAGAGACCAAGAACATGCTTTTCAGATGGTTGCGGCTGTGCTATGGCTGGGAAACATAACATTTCAAGCAGTTGGAAATGGAAACAATGTCGAAGTCGTGCAAAGTGAAG CCGTTATAAATGCTGCTACCTTGATGGGCTGTTATGCCAATGACCTCATGCTAGCTTTATCAACCAGGAGAATGCAAGCTGGCAAGGATAAGGTAGTCGAGAGTTTAACCATGCAACAG GCAATCGATACAAGAGATGCATTGGCGAAGTTCATCTATGCAAACCTGTTTGATTGGATAGTGGATAAAATTAATAAATCTCTTGCGATGAATAAAGAGAAAACCGGTAGAGCCataagtattttagatatttatggTTTCGAATCATTTGAG AAAAATAGCTTTGAACAATTTTGCATCAACTATGCAAATGAGAGGCTCCAGCAGCATCTTAACCGACATCTCTTCAAACTTGAGCAAGAA GAATATGAATTAGATGGAATCGATTGGACGAAAGTAGACTTTCAAGACAACCAGGAGTGCTTGGATCTTTACGAGAAG AAACCCATTGGGATAATATCTTTATTGGATGAAGAATCAAATTCTCATAAAGCGACCGACTCGGCCTTCGCCGATAAGCTTAAGCAGCACCTGAAAGCTAACCCTTGCTATACCGGAGATAGAGAAGAATTTGGCATTCGCCATTATGCTGGAGAG gtTATCTATGACACAAGTGGCTTCTTGGATAAGAATAGAGATACAGTGCATTCCGACATTATTCAGCTACTCTCATCGGGTAGTGAAGACTTGCTCAAGTTGTTTGCCTCTTCGTTTGCTAATCAGTCCGAGACAACAGGAAGTCCATCAATTCATATCGAGATATCAGACTCTCAGAGGCGAACAGTTGCTACTAAATTTAAG GATCTATTGTTCAAATTGATGCAGAGGTTGGAAAGTACTGCTCCACACTTCATTTGTTGCATAAAACCAAACAACAAGCAGGTTCCTGGCATGTACGACAACGATCTCGTCTTTGAGCAGCTTAGAAGCTATAGTCTTCTTGATGTTGTTCGGATCTCTAGATCTGGATATCCTACTAGGATGACACATCAAGAATTCTCTAAAAG GTATGGTGTTCTTCTTCCAGAAGACGATGAACGCAAAGATCCCTTAAGCATATCAGTTTCTATTCTGCGGAAATTTGATATCCTTCCGGAAATGTACCAAGTTGGGTATACAAAGTTATATTTCTGGGCAGGACAA ATTGCGACGCTGGAGGATGTAAGGAAACAAGTTCTCCAAGGCACTCTCGATGTGCAGAAGTGCTCTAGTGGTCAGCATGCTCGTCGTCACTTCCCTGAGCTAGAAGGAGGAGTGATCATACTTCAATCAT TTGTTCGTGGTGAAATTGCTCGGAGGCAGTATAAGGATTCTCTGGAGTCGAAACCGAAAGTTGCTAAGAAAGAAAATGATGAGCAGCTGGTGGCTGTTGTGCAGATACAATCGG CTATTCGTTGCTGGTTGGCTCAGAGGCATCGTAATCGACTGCAGAATTTGAAAAGGTCAAATCAAGATGCACAGAAACCACTCAGAAAGACTTCGGAGGTGAAG CAGGATTTGCCTGTTGTGGAAGACCTCGAAAGGCGTGTATTGGTGGCTGAGGCAACACTTgaagagaaggaaaaggaaaatGCTGCTCTAAAGGAACAAGTAAAACAATTAGAGTCCCGATGGTCGGATTATGAGGTCAAGATGAGGTCGATGGAGGAGATGTGGAAAAAGCAAATGGCATCATTGCAG GCAAGTTTGGCTGCAGCCAAGAAGAGCCTCGGTGTTGACAATCACGCCAGTCACCCTGGAAAACCTGAAGGTTCCCCATCTCCTTGCGGTTATGAATCTGAAGACACAACGACATCTATGGGCACTCGTACTCCTGGGGGCAGCACTCCTATAGAATATGCTAGCAACGGTGTAGATAACGGAGGTAATAGAGATATGATTAATGACGGTTTGCTTGTAGTCAGTTGCCTTAACAGGGAGCTTGAGCTACGGAAACAACATTTTGATGACGAAGCCTTGGCAATCGCTCAGTTGAAGTCAGGACAGTCACAATCTACTAGTCCTGCTGAAGATTTCCGAAGACTAAGACGCAGGTTTAAGGAATGGAAAAAAGACTATAAGGCTCGGTTAAAGGAGACAAAGTCGAAAGTGCACAAGCTTGGTTATTCAGAAGCGGAGAAAACTCGTAGAAATTGGTGGGGAAAGAAGAGCAagcgataa
- the LOC107845681 gene encoding myosin-2-like isoform X3, translating into MLSVSAPSRTLSSLEEMLESLKQRDENEKPKDCPPALPSRPKLASRTRPPSPKRAKPTTPEKRDVGFENGKREEEVKGNRGNVFGAKKGKEVDSSSESPYVNSSAQKEYRKRFWEKDGAKIDKKFPYSLPKFREDEWDDNISYFIEKKLRVWCRLKNRQWEPGQVQSTSGDEASVLLSDGSVAAVPVGELLPANPDILQGVDDLIQLCYLNEPSVLHNLQYRYAQDRIYTKAGPVLIAVNPFKEVQLYGNKLATAYRKKLVDSPHVYSIAETAYSQMMEDDINQSIIISGVSGSGKTETAKFAIEYLVMISGGNNQLVESELLQTSCILEAFGNAKTLRNNNASRYGRLTEIYFSAEGGICGANVQTYKLKLKGASEYNFLNQSESLVIHNVDDAKKFHMLVKALNAVGISERDQEHAFQMVAAVLWLGNITFQAVGNGNNVEVVQSEAVINAATLMGCYANDLMLALSTRRMQAGKDKVVESLTMQQAIDTRDALAKFIYANLFDWIVDKINKSLAMNKEKTGRAISILDIYGFESFEKNSFEQFCINYANERLQQHLNRHLFKLEQEEYELDGIDWTKVDFQDNQECLDLYEKKPIGIISLLDEESNSHKATDSAFADKLKQHLKANPCYTGDREEFGIRHYAGEVIYDTSGFLDKNRDTVHSDIIQLLSSGSEDLLKLFASSFANQSETTGSPSIHIEISDSQRRTVATKFKDLLFKLMQRLESTAPHFICCIKPNNKQVPGMYDNDLVFEQLRSYSLLDVVRISRSGYPTRMTHQEFSKRYGVLLPEDDERKDPLSISVSILRKFDILPEMYQVGYTKLYFWAGQIATLEDVRKQVLQGTLDVQKCSSGQHARRHFPELEGGVIILQSFVRGEIARRQYKDSLESKPKVAKKENDEQLVAVVQIQSAIRCWLAQRHRNRLQNLKRSNQDAQKPLRKTSEVKQDLPVVEDLERRVLVAEATLEEKEKENAALKEQVKQLESRWSDYEVKMRSMEEMWKKQMASLQASLAAAKKSLGVDNHASHPGKPEGSPSPCGYESEDTTTSMGTRTPGGSTPIEYASNGVDNGGNRDMINDGLLVVSCLNRELELRKQHFDDEALAIAQLKSGQSQSTSPAEDFRRLRRRFKEWKKDYKARLKETKSKVHKLGYSEAEKTRRNWWGKKSKR; encoded by the exons ATGTTGTCTGTTTCGGCGCCTTCTAGAACTCTTAGTTCTTTGGAAGAAATGTTGGAGTCCCTTAAGCAAAGGGACGAGAACGAAAAGCCTAAAGATTGTCCACCAGCATTACCATCTAGGCCTAAACTAGCTTCTAGAACTAGGCCGCCTTCTCCAAAGAGAGCGAAGCCTACTACCCCTGAAAAACGCGACGTTGGATTTGAGAATGGTAAAAGAGAAGAAGAGGTTAAAGGGAATCGAGGAAACGTGTTTGGAGCTAAAAAGGGTAAAGAGGTGGATTCTAGTAGTGAGTCACCTTATGTTAATTCATCAGCTCAAAAGGAATATAGAAAGAGATTTTGGGAAAAAGACGGTGCAAAGATTGATAAAAAGTTTCCTTATTCTCTCCCAAAGTTTCGCGAGGATGAGTGGGACGACAACATCAGTTATTTTATTGAGAAG AAACTTCGCGTTTGGTGCCGTCTGAAAAATAGACAATGGGAACCAGGACAGGTGCAATCAACTTCAGGAGACGAAGCTTCAGTATTGCTCTCTGACGGCAGT GTTGCGGCAGTGCCTGTCGGAGAGCTTTTACCTGCAAATCCAGATATTCTTCAGGGCGTGGATGATCTCATACAACTTTGTTACCTTAACGAGCCATCAGTTCTTCACAACCTCCAATATAGATATGCTCAGGATCGAATATAT ACTAAGGCAGGACCTGTTCTAATAGCCGTCAATCCCTTCAAAGAGGTCCAACTGTATGGGAACAAACTTGCTACGGCTTACAGGAAGAAACTCGTGGATAGTCCTCACGTTTATTCTATCGCTGAAACTGCCTACAGTCAAATGATGGAAG ATGACATAAATCAATCCATCATCATAAG CGGGGTAAGTGGATCTGGGAAGACGGAAACAGCAAAATTCGCGATTGAATATTTGGTCATGATTAGCGGAGGCAACAATCAGCTGGTAGAAAGTGAGCTGCTGCAGACAAGTTGCATATTGGAGGCTTTTGGGAATGCCAAAACCCTCAGGAATAACAACGCCAGTCGATAT GGAAGGTTGACTGAAATTTATTTTAGTGCAGAGGGAGGAATTTGTGGTGCTAACGTACAAACAT ATAAACTTAAGCTGAAAGGTGCTTCGGAATACAACTTTCTCAACCAGAGTGAGTCCTTGGTGATCCATAATGTTGACGATGCGAAAAAGTTTCATATGCTTGTG AAAGCGCTAAACGCTGTGGGGATTTCCGAAAGAGACCAAGAACATGCTTTTCAGATGGTTGCGGCTGTGCTATGGCTGGGAAACATAACATTTCAAGCAGTTGGAAATGGAAACAATGTCGAAGTCGTGCAAAGTGAAG CCGTTATAAATGCTGCTACCTTGATGGGCTGTTATGCCAATGACCTCATGCTAGCTTTATCAACCAGGAGAATGCAAGCTGGCAAGGATAAGGTAGTCGAGAGTTTAACCATGCAACAG GCAATCGATACAAGAGATGCATTGGCGAAGTTCATCTATGCAAACCTGTTTGATTGGATAGTGGATAAAATTAATAAATCTCTTGCGATGAATAAAGAGAAAACCGGTAGAGCCataagtattttagatatttatggTTTCGAATCATTTGAG AAAAATAGCTTTGAACAATTTTGCATCAACTATGCAAATGAGAGGCTCCAGCAGCATCTTAACCGACATCTCTTCAAACTTGAGCAAGAA GAATATGAATTAGATGGAATCGATTGGACGAAAGTAGACTTTCAAGACAACCAGGAGTGCTTGGATCTTTACGAGAAG AAACCCATTGGGATAATATCTTTATTGGATGAAGAATCAAATTCTCATAAAGCGACCGACTCGGCCTTCGCCGATAAGCTTAAGCAGCACCTGAAAGCTAACCCTTGCTATACCGGAGATAGAGAAGAATTTGGCATTCGCCATTATGCTGGAGAG gtTATCTATGACACAAGTGGCTTCTTGGATAAGAATAGAGATACAGTGCATTCCGACATTATTCAGCTACTCTCATCGGGTAGTGAAGACTTGCTCAAGTTGTTTGCCTCTTCGTTTGCTAATCAGTCCGAGACAACAGGAAGTCCATCAATTCATATCGAGATATCAGACTCTCAGAGGCGAACAGTTGCTACTAAATTTAAG GATCTATTGTTCAAATTGATGCAGAGGTTGGAAAGTACTGCTCCACACTTCATTTGTTGCATAAAACCAAACAACAAGCAGGTTCCTGGCATGTACGACAACGATCTCGTCTTTGAGCAGCTTAGAAGCTATAGTCTTCTTGATGTTGTTCGGATCTCTAGATCTGGATATCCTACTAGGATGACACATCAAGAATTCTCTAAAAG GTATGGTGTTCTTCTTCCAGAAGACGATGAACGCAAAGATCCCTTAAGCATATCAGTTTCTATTCTGCGGAAATTTGATATCCTTCCGGAAATGTACCAAGTTGGGTATACAAAGTTATATTTCTGGGCAGGACAA ATTGCGACGCTGGAGGATGTAAGGAAACAAGTTCTCCAAGGCACTCTCGATGTGCAGAAGTGCTCTAGTGGTCAGCATGCTCGTCGTCACTTCCCTGAGCTAGAAGGAGGAGTGATCATACTTCAATCAT TTGTTCGTGGTGAAATTGCTCGGAGGCAGTATAAGGATTCTCTGGAGTCGAAACCGAAAGTTGCTAAGAAAGAAAATGATGAGCAGCTGGTGGCTGTTGTGCAGATACAATCGG CTATTCGTTGCTGGTTGGCTCAGAGGCATCGTAATCGACTGCAGAATTTGAAAAGGTCAAATCAAGATGCACAGAAACCACTCAGAAAGACTTCGGAGGTGAAG CAGGATTTGCCTGTTGTGGAAGACCTCGAAAGGCGTGTATTGGTGGCTGAGGCAACACTTgaagagaaggaaaaggaaaatGCTGCTCTAAAGGAACAAGTAAAACAATTAGAGTCCCGATGGTCGGATTATGAGGTCAAGATGAGGTCGATGGAGGAGATGTGGAAAAAGCAAATGGCATCATTGCAG GCAAGTTTGGCTGCAGCCAAGAAGAGCCTCGGTGTTGACAATCACGCCAGTCACCCTGGAAAACCTGAAGGTTCCCCATCTCCTTGCGGTTATGAATCTGAAGACACAACGACATCTATGGGCACTCGTACTCCTGGGGGCAGCACTCCTATAGAATATGCTAGCAACGGTGTAGATAACGGAGGTAATAGAGATATGATTAATGACGGTTTGCTTGTAGTCAGTTGCCTTAACAGGGAGCTTGAGCTACGGAAACAACATTTTGATGACGAAGCCTTGGCAATCGCTCAGTTGAAGTCAGGACAGTCACAATCTACTAGTCCTGCTGAAGATTTCCGAAGACTAAGACGCAGGTTTAAGGAATGGAAAAAAGACTATAAGGCTCGGTTAAAGGAGACAAAGTCGAAAGTGCACAAGCTTGGTTATTCAGAAGCGGAGAAAACTCGTAGAAATTGGTGGGGAAAGAAGAGCAagcgataa